The following proteins are co-located in the Dermochelys coriacea isolate rDerCor1 chromosome 4, rDerCor1.pri.v4, whole genome shotgun sequence genome:
- the LOC119854821 gene encoding C-X-C motif chemokine 2-like, whose protein sequence is MRSHTALLLVSLLVIYHSVYAAILETNGSYKSCRCTKQTSDFIAPRRYESIEIIPFGGACRTTEIILKLKTGQKLCVNPKAPWMQKLLTKIRNQNEQAASSHKE, encoded by the exons ATGAGATCCCACACTGCTCTTCTGCTGGTCTCTCTGCTGGTGATCTATCACTCGGTTTATGCAG CTATCCTAGAAACCAACGGTTCCTATAAGAGCTGCAGATGCACAAAGCAGACTTCAGACTTTATAGCACCAAGAAGATATGAAAGTATTGAGATCATTCCTTTTGGGGGTGCCTGCCGAACCACAGAAATTAT ACTCAAACTAAAAACAGGGCAGAAACTGTGTGTGAATCCCAAGGCCCCCTGGATGCAGAAATTGCTGACTAAGATACGTAACCA AAATGAACAAGCAGCTTCCTCACACAAAGAATAG